From Panthera uncia isolate 11264 chromosome X, Puncia_PCG_1.0, whole genome shotgun sequence, the proteins below share one genomic window:
- the TSC22D3 gene encoding TSC22 domain family protein 3 isoform X3: MNAEMYQTPMEVAVYQLHNFNISFFSSLLGGDVVSVKLDNSASGASVVAIDNKIEQAMDLVKNHLMYAVREEVEILKEQIRELVEKNSQLERENTLLKTLASPEQLEKFQSRLSPEEPVPETPHAPEAPGGSAV; encoded by the exons ATGAACGCCGAAATGTATCAGACCCCCATGGAGGTGGCGGTCTATCAGCTGCACAATTTCAacatctccttcttctcttccttgctTGGAGGGGATGTGGTTTCCGTTAAGCTGGATAACAG TGCCTCTGGAGCCAGCGTGGTGGCCATAGACAACAAGATCGAGCAGGCCATG GATCTGGTGAAGAATCATCTGATGTATGCAgtcagagaggaggtggagatCCTGAAGGAGCAGATCCGGGAGCTGGTGGAGAAGAACTCCCAGCTGGAGCGTGAGAACACCCTCCTGAAGACCCTGGCAAGCCCAGAGCAGCTGGAGAAGTTCCAGTCCCGCCTGAGCCCCGAAGAGCCAGTTCCAGAAACCCCACACGCACCTGAGGCCCCCGGTGGTTCTGCGGTGTAA
- the TSC22D3 gene encoding TSC22 domain family protein 3 isoform X4, with the protein MDLVKNHLMYAVREEVEILKEQIRELVEKNSQLERENTLLKTLASPEQLEKFQSRLSPEEPVPETPHAPEAPGGSAV; encoded by the exons ATG GATCTGGTGAAGAATCATCTGATGTATGCAgtcagagaggaggtggagatCCTGAAGGAGCAGATCCGGGAGCTGGTGGAGAAGAACTCCCAGCTGGAGCGTGAGAACACCCTCCTGAAGACCCTGGCAAGCCCAGAGCAGCTGGAGAAGTTCCAGTCCCGCCTGAGCCCCGAAGAGCCAGTTCCAGAAACCCCACACGCACCTGAGGCCCCCGGTGGTTCTGCGGTGTAA